Proteins encoded in a region of the Bradyrhizobium sp. CB3481 genome:
- a CDS encoding MaoC family dehydratase: protein MNEVWKKPPVSLSAYQAMVGKEIGVSSWHLIDQRRINVYADVIEDHQFIHVDPERAKKETAFGNTIAHGFLTMSLLSIMSYEVMPVIEGTSMGVNYGFDKLRFLSPVRAGSRVRGRFTLAEAKLRKPKELQSRTNVTVEIEGEDKPALVADWIGLIYFE, encoded by the coding sequence ATGAATGAAGTCTGGAAGAAGCCGCCGGTCTCGCTATCGGCCTATCAGGCCATGGTCGGCAAGGAGATCGGCGTGTCCTCGTGGCACCTGATCGACCAGAGGCGGATCAACGTCTATGCCGACGTGATCGAGGACCATCAGTTCATCCATGTCGACCCCGAAAGGGCGAAAAAGGAAACTGCGTTTGGCAACACCATTGCGCATGGTTTTCTGACGATGTCGCTGCTGAGCATCATGTCCTACGAGGTGATGCCAGTCATCGAGGGCACCTCGATGGGCGTCAATTACGGTTTCGACAAGCTGCGCTTCCTTTCGCCCGTGCGCGCCGGCTCGCGGGTGCGCGGGAGGTTTACGCTGGCCGAAGCCAAGCTGCGCAAGCCGAAGGAGCTGCAGTCGCGCACCAATGTCACCGTCGAGATCGAGGGCGAGGACAAGCCTGCCCTGGTCGCCGACTGGATCGGGCTGATCTATTTCGAGTGA
- a CDS encoding SDR family NAD(P)-dependent oxidoreductase: MAIRFDGRVAIVTGAGNGLGRAHALGLASRGAKVVVNDFGGARDGTGGSLSPAEAVVEEIRKAGGTAMADGADVSKFGQVTAMVERATKEWGSVDLLCANAGILRDKSFGKMDVADFAKVLDVHLVGTFYCCKAVWDGMRERNYGRIVLTTSSSGLFGNFGQANYGAAKAGMVGLMNVLAEEGRKNNIRVNTISPTAATRMTEELLPPQALALMKPEAITPAVEFLLSEDAPTRTIMGAGAGSFAVIKIIETEGVNLAQADWTPDAIAAHFAEIDDVSKARALQGAFEQTQKYVAQAAARAGIKL; this comes from the coding sequence ATGGCAATCAGGTTTGACGGACGCGTCGCTATCGTCACCGGCGCGGGCAATGGTCTGGGACGGGCGCATGCGCTGGGGCTGGCGAGCCGCGGCGCCAAGGTGGTGGTCAATGATTTCGGCGGCGCACGCGACGGCACCGGCGGATCGCTGTCGCCGGCTGAAGCGGTGGTCGAAGAGATCCGCAAGGCCGGCGGAACCGCGATGGCCGATGGCGCCGATGTCTCGAAGTTCGGACAGGTCACGGCGATGGTCGAACGGGCGACCAAGGAGTGGGGCAGCGTGGATCTGCTCTGCGCCAATGCCGGTATTTTGCGCGACAAGTCGTTTGGAAAAATGGACGTGGCCGACTTTGCCAAGGTGCTCGATGTCCACCTCGTCGGCACCTTCTACTGCTGCAAGGCGGTCTGGGATGGCATGCGCGAGCGCAACTATGGCCGCATCGTGCTGACCACCTCGTCATCGGGCCTATTCGGCAATTTCGGCCAGGCCAATTACGGCGCGGCAAAAGCCGGCATGGTCGGCCTGATGAACGTCTTGGCCGAGGAAGGCCGCAAGAACAACATCCGCGTCAACACGATCTCGCCGACGGCAGCGACCCGCATGACGGAAGAACTGCTGCCGCCGCAGGCGCTGGCCCTGATGAAGCCCGAGGCGATCACACCGGCGGTGGAGTTTCTGCTGAGTGAGGACGCACCGACCCGCACCATCATGGGCGCCGGCGCCGGCTCCTTTGCGGTGATCAAGATCATCGAGACCGAAGGCGTCAACCTGGCGCAGGCCGACTGGACGCCCGATGCGATCGCCGCGCATTTTGCCGAGATCGACGACGTGTCCAAGGCTAGGGCGCTGCAGGGCGCGTTCGAGCAGACGCAGAAATATGTCGCCCAAGCCGCAGCGCGGGCGGGGATCAAGCTTTAA